In Bacillota bacterium, the following are encoded in one genomic region:
- a CDS encoding amidohydrolase → MKAIVGGKVLTITLGTIDGGVVLVDGGKIKAVGKDIPVPPEAEVIDARGCWVTPGFIDAHSHIGLFGEPHVWAHQDGNEMTNPITPHMRAIDAINPADPSFADVVAAGVTAVFTGPGSGNVIGGLGLAVKLAGRTVEEMAIPGTEALKMALGENPKRVYGEGKKQVPSTRMGNAAVMREALVSAQNYMRKLEQASRKEDAAPPERDLRWETVARALRREIRVRIHCHRADDMMTAIRIAEEFGLLFSLEHATEGYKIADVLAEKGIPCVVGPLLMSRSKMELNEVTMKNVGILAKAGVKVAIQVDSASSTRWLPVQTGLAVRYGMPEEDAFRAVTINPAEILGVADRLGSLEPGKDADIAIFNGHPFCTFTQVEKVLIDGRVVYERPADLVSGHTGPCPC, encoded by the coding sequence ATGAAAGCCATCGTTGGCGGTAAGGTGCTCACCATCACCCTTGGCACCATCGACGGGGGCGTCGTGCTCGTGGACGGGGGCAAGATCAAGGCTGTCGGCAAAGACATCCCCGTTCCGCCCGAAGCGGAAGTGATTGACGCGCGCGGCTGCTGGGTAACACCCGGTTTCATCGACGCGCACAGCCACATAGGCCTGTTCGGGGAGCCTCACGTGTGGGCCCATCAGGACGGCAACGAGATGACCAACCCGATCACCCCCCACATGCGGGCCATCGACGCCATTAACCCCGCCGATCCTTCCTTTGCGGATGTAGTGGCGGCCGGAGTCACTGCGGTGTTCACCGGGCCCGGTAGCGGGAACGTCATCGGGGGCCTGGGGCTGGCCGTCAAGCTGGCGGGCCGTACGGTGGAGGAGATGGCGATCCCGGGCACCGAGGCCCTCAAGATGGCCCTGGGGGAAAATCCCAAGCGGGTGTACGGCGAGGGCAAGAAGCAGGTTCCCTCCACGCGGATGGGGAATGCGGCGGTCATGCGGGAGGCCCTGGTTTCCGCCCAGAACTACATGCGCAAGCTGGAGCAGGCTTCCAGGAAAGAGGATGCTGCTCCCCCGGAGCGGGACCTGCGCTGGGAGACCGTCGCCCGCGCCTTGCGCCGGGAGATCAGAGTACGCATCCACTGCCACCGCGCGGACGACATGATGACCGCCATCCGCATAGCCGAGGAGTTCGGCCTCCTCTTCTCCCTCGAGCACGCCACGGAGGGGTACAAGATCGCCGACGTCCTGGCCGAGAAGGGTATTCCCTGCGTGGTGGGACCCCTGCTCATGAGCAGGAGCAAGATGGAACTGAACGAGGTGACCATGAAGAACGTGGGAATCCTGGCGAAAGCGGGGGTCAAGGTGGCCATCCAGGTGGATTCGGCCTCTTCCACCCGCTGGCTACCGGTGCAGACGGGCCTGGCGGTGCGGTACGGGATGCCCGAGGAGGACGCGTTCCGCGCGGTCACCATCAATCCCGCCGAAATCCTGGGAGTGGCCGATCGGCTGGGCAGTCTGGAGCCGGGCAAGGACGCGGACATCGCCATCTTCAACGGGCACCCCTTCTGCACGTTCACCCAGGTCGAGAAGGTGCTCATCGACGGCAGGGTGGTGTACGAGAGGCCGGCCGACCTGGTCTCGGGCCACACCGGACCCTGCCCCTGCTGA
- a CDS encoding NADH-quinone oxidoreductase subunit B family protein, whose protein sequence is MGIAESEHLPGVITTSVKRVLNWSRKNSLWYLLFGLACCAIETPMAAGAARHDLDRLGMFFRASPRQADLMFVAGTVTEKMAPRVRALYDQMAEPRWVVAVGACACYGGPYRNGYNVVPGVDKIVPVDIYVPGCPPRPEAVLYGLLQLRAKVLRDGLPPDPRLLEKARAGKVV, encoded by the coding sequence ATGGGTATAGCGGAAAGCGAGCATCTCCCCGGCGTCATCACCACCAGTGTGAAGCGGGTCCTCAACTGGAGCCGCAAGAACTCCCTGTGGTACCTCCTGTTCGGGCTGGCCTGCTGCGCCATCGAAACCCCCATGGCGGCCGGGGCGGCCCGGCACGATCTGGACCGCCTGGGCATGTTCTTCCGGGCCTCGCCGCGGCAGGCTGACCTCATGTTCGTCGCGGGCACGGTGACCGAGAAGATGGCCCCGCGGGTGCGCGCCCTCTACGACCAGATGGCGGAGCCCCGCTGGGTGGTGGCGGTGGGGGCGTGCGCATGTTACGGCGGTCCTTATCGCAACGGATACAACGTGGTCCCCGGCGTGGACAAGATCGTCCCCGTGGACATCTACGTGCCCGGATGCCCGCCCCGTCCGGAAGCGGTGCTCTACGGTCTCCTGCAACTTCGGGCCAAGGTGCTGCGGGACGGGCTGCCTCCCGACCCCCGGCTGCTCGAGAAGGCCCGGGCGGGGAAGGTGGTGTGA
- the gatB gene encoding Asp-tRNA(Asn)/Glu-tRNA(Gln) amidotransferase subunit GatB codes for MSELSGGGRESGVPAGWEAVIGLEVHVELATASKMFCPCPTRFGAPPNGQVCPVCLGLPGVLPVPNRQAVELAVKAALALNCRVATYSKFDRKNYFYPDMPKNYQISQYDLPLAGDGYLEIPAAEGSRKIRIRRLHLEEDTGKSMHAADDIVTARYSLVDFNRAGIPLAEIVSEPDLSTPEEARLYLEKLKAIMQYCGVSDCRMEEGSLRCDINVSVRRPGERAGTRTEVKNVNSFRAVERALAYEIWRQVQLLEAGGEVEQETRHWDEGAGRTRTLRTKEYAHDYRYFPDPDLPPLVLDPTWIEEVRRSLPELPDARRERYVRELGLPPYDAAVITASRGLAEFFEEAVSAYPQPKAVSNWVMGEVRRYLNEHGLEPEDIPVRPGHLAELLRMVERGTINTRVAKQVFGVMCETGRPAAEIVREKGLEQVSDEAFIDRAVEEAVAGNPAVVADYRKGKEKALGFLVGQVMKATRGKANPQMVNRLLRDRLGPPGPA; via the coding sequence TTGAGCGAGTTAAGTGGGGGCGGTCGGGAATCGGGAGTACCGGCGGGATGGGAGGCCGTGATAGGCCTGGAGGTGCACGTGGAGCTGGCCACCGCTTCCAAGATGTTCTGCCCCTGCCCCACGCGATTTGGCGCCCCGCCCAACGGCCAGGTGTGCCCGGTTTGCCTGGGTCTCCCCGGCGTGCTCCCCGTCCCCAACCGGCAGGCGGTGGAACTGGCGGTGAAGGCTGCCCTGGCCCTCAACTGCCGGGTGGCGACTTACAGTAAGTTTGACCGCAAGAACTACTTTTACCCGGACATGCCCAAGAACTACCAGATATCCCAGTACGACCTGCCCCTGGCCGGAGACGGATATCTCGAGATCCCGGCGGCGGAAGGGTCCAGGAAGATACGCATCCGCCGGCTCCACCTGGAAGAGGACACGGGCAAGTCCATGCATGCCGCCGACGACATCGTGACGGCCCGTTACTCCCTGGTGGACTTCAACCGGGCGGGCATCCCCCTGGCGGAGATCGTCTCCGAGCCCGATCTCAGCACCCCGGAGGAAGCGCGGCTGTACCTGGAGAAGCTGAAGGCCATCATGCAGTACTGCGGGGTGTCCGACTGCCGCATGGAGGAGGGGTCCCTGCGCTGCGACATCAATGTCTCGGTGCGGCGGCCCGGTGAGCGGGCCGGTACGCGCACCGAGGTCAAGAACGTGAACTCCTTCCGCGCCGTGGAGAGGGCGCTGGCTTACGAGATATGGCGCCAGGTGCAGTTGCTGGAAGCGGGCGGCGAGGTGGAGCAGGAGACCCGCCACTGGGATGAGGGGGCGGGCCGCACCCGCACCCTGCGCACCAAGGAATACGCCCATGATTACCGGTATTTCCCGGACCCGGACCTGCCGCCGCTGGTGCTGGATCCCACCTGGATAGAAGAGGTCCGGCGATCCCTGCCCGAGTTGCCCGATGCCCGCCGGGAGCGGTACGTGCGCGAGCTGGGCCTGCCCCCGTACGATGCCGCTGTGATCACCGCCTCCCGGGGTCTGGCAGAGTTCTTCGAGGAGGCGGTAAGCGCCTATCCCCAGCCCAAGGCGGTGTCCAACTGGGTGATGGGAGAGGTACGGCGCTACCTGAACGAGCACGGTCTGGAGCCCGAAGATATCCCGGTGCGACCGGGGCACCTGGCGGAGTTGCTGAGGATGGTGGAGCGGGGCACCATCAACACGCGGGTGGCCAAGCAGGTATTTGGGGTGATGTGCGAGACGGGGCGCCCCGCAGCCGAAATCGTCAGGGAGAAAGGTCTGGAGCAGGTGAGCGACGAGGCCTTCATCGATCGGGCGGTGGAGGAAGCCGTCGCGGGTAACCCTGCGGTGGTAGCAGACTACCGCAAGGGCAAGGAGAAGGCGCTGGGGTTCCTGGTGGGACAGGTGATGAAGGCCACCCGGGGAAAGGCCAACCCCCAGATGGTAAACCGCCTGCTGCGGGACCGCCTGGGACCGCCGGGACCGGCGTGA
- a CDS encoding NADH-quinone oxidoreductase subunit A: protein MDSFLEVVIFVAAGFLFVPVTMLVGKLLRPHHPYAEKLVTYECGEPSVGSAQIRYHARYYLFGLLFLVFDIETVFMYPWAVMVRHLGVAGLVEMVVFIAVLVIGLVYAWRKGVLEWV, encoded by the coding sequence GTGGACAGTTTCCTGGAAGTAGTCATCTTCGTCGCCGCCGGCTTTCTTTTTGTGCCCGTTACCATGCTGGTGGGGAAGCTGCTGCGGCCCCACCATCCTTATGCGGAAAAGCTGGTAACGTACGAGTGCGGCGAACCGTCCGTCGGCAGCGCGCAGATCCGGTACCACGCACGTTACTACCTGTTCGGCCTGCTGTTCCTGGTGTTCGACATTGAAACCGTATTCATGTACCCCTGGGCGGTCATGGTCAGGCACCTGGGGGTGGCCGGCCTGGTGGAGATGGTGGTGTTCATAGCGGTGCTGGTGATCGGCCTGGTGTATGCCTGGCGCAAGGGGGTGCTGGAATGGGTATAG
- a CDS encoding N(4)-(beta-N-acetylglucosaminyl)-L-asparaginase, protein MERKEQGKERGMGPGVVVASANGRVGIARAVEVLRQAGSALDAVEAGVRAVEANPDDHTVGYGGLPNLLGVVELDAAIMDGRTLAAGAVGAVKDFFHPVSIARRVMEELPHVFLVGEGAERFAREMGFSPSELLTAEAREVWLRMLRDEGEVPDPSRLPYLQKIRQYVEWAMDPEKVCTAYGGVHQRGPGSAVSREHAPGRAAGADRDAPGRAGEPASPGTVNFLARDRAGDLAAATSTSGWAWKYPGRLGDSPVVGAGLYADNRYGAAACTGRGEMTIRSCTAYSLVRHLREGFTLHEAGKRAMEELGYLVDRYFSTVSVVAMDREGNHAAFSNRARATYVFMTEEMDAYEERDRTWVPVTAGRSS, encoded by the coding sequence GTGGAGAGGAAGGAGCAAGGGAAGGAGCGGGGGATGGGGCCAGGAGTGGTGGTGGCATCCGCCAACGGGCGGGTGGGAATTGCCCGGGCGGTGGAGGTATTGCGGCAGGCGGGTTCGGCCCTGGATGCGGTGGAGGCGGGGGTGCGGGCAGTGGAAGCGAACCCCGACGACCACACGGTGGGTTACGGTGGCCTGCCCAACCTCCTGGGCGTGGTGGAGCTCGACGCGGCCATTATGGACGGGCGCACCCTGGCCGCCGGGGCGGTGGGGGCGGTGAAGGATTTCTTCCATCCCGTCTCCATAGCCCGGCGGGTGATGGAGGAACTGCCCCACGTCTTCCTGGTGGGTGAGGGGGCGGAGAGGTTCGCCCGGGAGATGGGGTTCAGCCCCAGCGAGCTACTCACCGCGGAGGCGCGTGAGGTGTGGCTGCGCATGCTGCGGGACGAGGGAGAAGTGCCGGACCCCTCGCGGCTTCCCTACCTGCAGAAAATCCGGCAGTACGTGGAGTGGGCCATGGACCCCGAGAAGGTGTGCACCGCGTACGGTGGCGTCCACCAGCGGGGTCCGGGGTCGGCCGTATCCCGCGAGCATGCCCCGGGCCGGGCGGCGGGTGCCGACCGGGATGCCCCGGGCCGGGCGGGCGAACCGGCTTCCCCGGGAACAGTGAATTTTCTGGCCCGCGACCGCGCGGGAGACCTGGCGGCGGCTACTTCCACCAGCGGGTGGGCGTGGAAGTATCCCGGCCGGCTGGGCGACAGCCCGGTGGTGGGTGCGGGCCTTTACGCCGACAACCGGTACGGCGCTGCCGCCTGCACCGGGCGGGGGGAGATGACCATCCGGTCCTGCACCGCTTACAGCCTGGTACGTCACCTCCGGGAGGGATTCACCCTCCACGAGGCCGGGAAGCGTGCCATGGAGGAGCTGGGCTACCTGGTCGACCGCTACTTCAGCACGGTGAGCGTGGTGGCCATGGACCGGGAGGGGAACCACGCGGCGTTCTCCAACCGTGCCCGCGCCACCTACGTGTTCATGACCGAAGAGATGGATGCTTACGAAGAGAGGGACAGGACGTGGGTTCCGGTCACGGCCGGGCGTTCTTCCTGA
- the cutA gene encoding divalent-cation tolerance protein CutA has product MSVRYCLVYVTAGSSEEAVGLGEAAVSARLAACANVVPGVTSVYRWEGNLEHASEAVLVLKTRMDLVPALRDEIKSRHSYQVPAFLVVPLDQVEASYASWMDGELRSS; this is encoded by the coding sequence ATGTCGGTCAGGTATTGCCTGGTGTATGTCACCGCAGGCAGCTCGGAAGAAGCGGTCGGGCTGGGCGAGGCGGCCGTATCTGCCCGCCTGGCCGCCTGCGCCAACGTCGTTCCGGGGGTGACGTCAGTGTACCGGTGGGAAGGGAACCTGGAACACGCTTCGGAAGCGGTCCTCGTGCTCAAGACCAGGATGGACCTCGTCCCCGCCCTCCGCGACGAGATCAAGAGCCGCCACAGCTACCAGGTGCCCGCCTTCCTGGTCGTCCCCCTGGACCAGGTGGAAGCCTCTTACGCATCCTGGATGGATGGCGAGTTGAGGAGCTCCTGA
- a CDS encoding RDD family protein: MNYRKADLFRRFLAALVDGIIAGIPGFIPVVGALVGAAYTLTKDALVYEITRDAQWKNRSIGKKLLGLEVVSLGGGDIDLVGSARRNITLAAGSLLAVIPVVGWAAGAVVGGILGILETVLVLVDPQGRRMGDRLANTQVVETQAVDPPQAQQGPRA, encoded by the coding sequence ATGAACTACCGGAAGGCCGACCTGTTCCGGCGCTTCCTGGCCGCCCTGGTGGATGGCATCATTGCCGGCATCCCCGGATTCATCCCCGTGGTGGGTGCCCTGGTGGGGGCTGCGTACACCCTCACCAAGGACGCCCTGGTTTACGAGATCACCAGGGATGCGCAGTGGAAGAACCGCAGCATCGGCAAGAAGCTGCTGGGGCTCGAGGTGGTCAGCCTGGGGGGCGGGGACATCGACCTGGTGGGTTCGGCGCGGCGGAACATCACCCTTGCCGCGGGCTCGCTCCTTGCCGTGATCCCGGTGGTGGGATGGGCGGCCGGTGCCGTGGTGGGCGGCATTCTGGGCATCCTCGAAACCGTGCTGGTACTGGTCGATCCCCAGGGCAGGCGGATGGGGGACAGGCTGGCCAACACCCAGGTGGTGGAGACCCAGGCCGTGGACCCCCCCCAGGCCCAGCAAGGCCCCCGCGCCTGA
- a CDS encoding ECF transporter S component: MSRSVLREIVLTALFVALVALATMVIKIPTGATQGYLNVGEAVIFWAALWLGPRTGAIAGGVGSAMADVLTGYAIWAPWTLAIKGAEGLLVGLLAHRTFARGHALTAGVVGAMVAGAAWMVLGYYLASVVVLHGFAPALATIPENGLQGLASVVLGAVLVRAFRGAKELVESR, translated from the coding sequence ATGTCCAGGAGTGTGCTGAGGGAAATCGTTCTCACGGCGCTGTTCGTGGCCCTGGTGGCCCTGGCCACCATGGTCATCAAGATTCCCACCGGGGCCACCCAGGGGTACCTGAACGTGGGAGAAGCGGTGATCTTCTGGGCGGCCCTGTGGCTCGGTCCCCGCACAGGGGCCATCGCCGGGGGAGTGGGGTCGGCCATGGCAGACGTACTGACCGGCTACGCCATCTGGGCTCCCTGGACCCTGGCGATCAAGGGTGCGGAAGGACTCCTGGTGGGGCTGCTGGCTCACCGCACCTTCGCCCGCGGACATGCCCTGACGGCGGGCGTGGTGGGCGCCATGGTGGCCGGTGCTGCCTGGATGGTGCTGGGGTACTACCTGGCCTCGGTGGTGGTCCTGCACGGGTTTGCTCCCGCCCTGGCCACCATCCCCGAGAACGGCCTGCAGGGGCTCGCCAGCGTGGTGCTGGGAGCCGTGCTGGTGCGGGCATTCCGGGGGGCAAAGGAGTTGGTCGAATCCCGCTAG
- a CDS encoding NADH-quinone oxidoreductase subunit D codes for MSEQGGINAELGVRESAANAGLGARESAAGLDLSAPAGGEDLAGRLTAALGLEVKVSGPDLVLEVPRERWVEAARALRDDPAVDARFFSFLTAVDGKDSMTLVAYLRSLARKVSVVMRTLLPREAPEVASLCGVWPGANWHEREAWDMFGIRFQGHPDHRRILLWEGYPGHPLRKDFADPRPPRERVGPADRPALLAPWSSTAAAGGIPPSADNPPRGGDAPAFAVPAPSSQGVAAGSGGNGSRPQGREEVAVPGAGEAEPEVLEVNMGPQHPSTHGVLRVAARFDGEVVRSVDPVIGYLHRCFEKICEGWNYAQIVPFCDRNDYLGAITNEWAYCRAAEALLGIEVPERAEYLRVITAELQRICSHLIWFGTFSLDMGATTPFIYAFREREMLYDLFESLSGARLLYGYLRLGGVRNDVPPGWFDEVERYLRVQEEKLKEYYDLLIGNAIFLSRTKGIGAISAEDATAYGVAGPMLRACGVDWDLRRSEPYSVYPRFSFGIPLGEAGDLYDRCIVRMREIEESIRIVRQAMASIPEGEMVGKVPRALKPPAGAEVYGRVEGPRGEVGCYLVSDGSPKPWRIKWRGPCFSNLQPLDLMARGYKVADLVAIVGSTDIVLGEVDR; via the coding sequence TTGTCCGAGCAGGGTGGCATTAACGCGGAACTGGGCGTTCGGGAAAGTGCAGCCAACGCAGGGCTGGGCGCTCGAGAGAGCGCAGCCGGCCTGGACCTGAGCGCGCCGGCGGGTGGCGAGGATCTGGCCGGCCGCCTGACCGCGGCACTGGGGCTGGAAGTGAAGGTTTCCGGCCCCGATCTGGTCCTGGAGGTGCCGCGGGAGCGCTGGGTGGAAGCGGCCCGCGCGCTGCGGGACGACCCCGCCGTGGACGCCCGTTTTTTCTCCTTCCTTACTGCGGTCGATGGCAAGGACTCGATGACCCTGGTAGCATACCTTCGTTCCCTGGCCAGGAAAGTCTCCGTGGTGATGAGGACCTTGCTCCCCCGGGAGGCACCGGAGGTGGCCAGCCTGTGCGGGGTCTGGCCCGGGGCCAACTGGCACGAGCGGGAAGCCTGGGACATGTTCGGCATCCGGTTCCAGGGGCACCCCGACCACCGGCGCATCCTGCTCTGGGAGGGGTACCCCGGACATCCTTTGCGCAAGGACTTCGCCGACCCGCGGCCGCCCCGCGAGCGGGTGGGCCCGGCAGATCGACCCGCGCTGCTCGCCCCCTGGAGCAGCACCGCCGCTGCCGGCGGCATTCCCCCCTCCGCAGACAACCCCCCACGCGGTGGTGACGCCCCGGCCTTCGCGGTACCTGCGCCGTCGAGCCAAGGTGTGGCTGCGGGTTCTGGCGGCAATGGCAGCCGGCCCCAGGGCCGGGAGGAGGTAGCGGTGCCGGGCGCCGGCGAGGCGGAGCCGGAGGTGCTGGAAGTCAACATGGGACCGCAGCACCCCAGCACGCACGGGGTGCTCAGGGTGGCGGCCCGGTTCGACGGCGAAGTGGTGCGGAGCGTGGACCCGGTCATCGGGTACCTGCACCGTTGCTTCGAGAAGATTTGTGAGGGCTGGAACTACGCCCAGATCGTCCCCTTCTGCGACCGCAACGACTACCTGGGCGCCATCACCAACGAGTGGGCCTACTGCCGGGCAGCCGAGGCCCTGCTGGGGATCGAGGTGCCCGAGCGGGCCGAGTACCTGCGGGTGATCACCGCCGAACTGCAGCGCATATGCAGCCACCTCATCTGGTTCGGCACCTTCTCCCTGGATATGGGTGCGACCACCCCGTTCATCTACGCCTTCCGGGAGCGGGAGATGCTTTACGACCTGTTCGAGAGCCTCTCGGGTGCCCGTCTGCTGTACGGGTACCTGCGCCTGGGCGGGGTGCGCAACGACGTGCCCCCGGGCTGGTTCGACGAGGTGGAGCGCTACCTCCGGGTGCAGGAGGAGAAGCTGAAGGAGTACTACGACCTCCTCATCGGCAACGCCATCTTCCTCAGCCGTACCAAGGGCATCGGGGCCATCTCGGCGGAGGACGCCACCGCCTATGGCGTTGCAGGACCCATGCTGCGGGCGTGCGGGGTGGACTGGGACCTGCGCCGGAGTGAGCCCTACTCCGTGTACCCGCGCTTCTCCTTCGGCATCCCCCTGGGCGAGGCCGGTGACCTCTACGACCGCTGCATCGTGCGCATGCGGGAGATCGAGGAGAGCATCCGCATCGTGCGTCAGGCCATGGCCTCCATACCGGAGGGGGAGATGGTGGGGAAGGTGCCCCGCGCCCTCAAGCCCCCTGCCGGCGCCGAGGTGTACGGCCGGGTGGAGGGGCCCCGGGGCGAGGTGGGGTGCTATCTGGTGTCGGACGGCTCCCCCAAGCCCTGGCGTATCAAGTGGCGAGGGCCGTGCTTTTCCAACCTGCAGCCCCTGGACCTCATGGCGCGGGGATACAAGGTGGCCGACCTGGTGGCCATAGTTGGTTCCACCGACATCGTGCTGGGGGAGGTGGACCGGTGA
- a CDS encoding NADH:flavin oxidoreductase, producing the protein MPGLLAPLEFKGMELRNRIVMPPMASDVATTDGEPTQRHFDHYLPRARGGVALVIVEHSYVDTGGRLTRTQLGMHHDGLIAAYRRLAEAIREAGAKVAIQITHAGGATTEEVAGARPVGPSEVLNPRSHRAPRALEAGELAALAEAFATAARRARLAGFDGVEIHGAHGFLLNQFLSPVTNRRQDEYGGPLENRVRFPLEVVRAVRAAVGADYPLLYRLGAADNVPGGLTLEESQVVVPWLVESGVDLVDVTGGLGGSRPPGAPPGYFVPLAEGIKQVVRVPVVVTGGITDPIFADRIVREGKADLVGIGRALLADPDWARKAIAALQGP; encoded by the coding sequence ATGCCGGGACTTCTTGCGCCGCTGGAATTTAAGGGCATGGAGCTGCGGAATCGGATCGTCATGCCACCCATGGCTTCGGATGTGGCCACCACCGATGGGGAACCGACGCAACGACACTTCGACCATTACCTGCCGCGGGCGCGCGGGGGTGTGGCCCTGGTCATCGTGGAGCACAGCTACGTGGATACCGGTGGGCGGCTGACGCGCACGCAACTGGGTATGCATCACGACGGCCTCATCGCTGCTTATCGGCGCCTGGCGGAAGCCATCCGCGAGGCGGGGGCGAAGGTGGCCATTCAGATCACCCATGCCGGGGGCGCCACCACCGAGGAGGTGGCGGGTGCCCGGCCCGTGGGTCCGTCGGAGGTGCTCAACCCCCGGTCCCACCGGGCGCCCCGGGCTCTGGAGGCGGGGGAACTGGCGGCGCTGGCCGAAGCCTTTGCCACCGCGGCCCGGCGGGCGCGCCTGGCCGGGTTCGACGGGGTGGAGATCCACGGTGCCCACGGCTTCCTGCTCAACCAGTTCCTCTCTCCGGTCACCAACCGCCGCCAGGATGAGTATGGCGGTCCACTGGAGAATCGAGTCCGCTTCCCGCTGGAAGTAGTCCGGGCCGTGCGGGCTGCGGTGGGAGCCGATTACCCCCTCCTGTACCGTCTGGGGGCGGCTGACAACGTCCCCGGCGGCCTCACCCTGGAGGAAAGCCAGGTGGTAGTTCCCTGGCTGGTGGAGTCCGGGGTCGATCTCGTGGACGTGACCGGGGGGCTGGGCGGGTCGCGACCGCCCGGCGCCCCGCCGGGGTACTTCGTTCCCCTCGCGGAAGGGATCAAACAGGTGGTAAGAGTGCCTGTGGTGGTGACCGGCGGGATCACCGATCCCATCTTTGCCGACCGCATCGTGCGGGAAGGGAAGGCCGACCTGGTCGGCATCGGCAGGGCCCTGCTGGCGGACCCCGACTGGGCCCGGAAAGCCATCGCCGCCCTGCAGGGACCCTGA
- a CDS encoding HAD family hydrolase, whose protein sequence is MDLRGVGVLLFDLDGTLLGLDIDAFVPIYFGALARRFDGLLPASDLVDAILASTWTMISDRDLSRSNEEAFWSDFLPRVSIAREKLDPLFTAFYRDEFPSLGYLAAALPEARRVLEHAVAKGYTLVLATNPLFPRVAIRERMRWGRIDDFPFALVTAYEDMHACKPHPEYYREILDLVGARPEECLMVGNDVQEDLAASLLGIRTFLVEGPYLRDKGEPHYRPDLRGALADLITLL, encoded by the coding sequence GTGGACTTGCGCGGCGTGGGGGTGCTCCTGTTCGACCTGGACGGCACCCTGCTGGGACTGGACATAGACGCTTTCGTTCCCATCTATTTCGGGGCCCTGGCGCGGCGGTTCGACGGTCTCCTGCCGGCTTCCGACCTGGTGGATGCCATCCTGGCTTCCACCTGGACCATGATTTCCGACCGCGACCTTTCCCGTTCCAACGAAGAGGCCTTCTGGAGTGACTTCCTTCCCCGGGTGAGCATTGCCCGGGAAAAGCTCGACCCTCTGTTCACCGCCTTCTACCGGGACGAGTTCCCGTCCCTGGGCTACCTGGCCGCCGCGCTGCCCGAGGCCCGGCGCGTGCTCGAGCACGCGGTGGCGAAGGGGTACACCCTCGTGCTGGCCACCAACCCTCTCTTCCCCCGGGTGGCCATCCGCGAGCGCATGCGCTGGGGGCGGATCGACGACTTCCCCTTCGCCCTGGTGACGGCTTACGAGGACATGCATGCGTGCAAGCCCCACCCCGAGTACTATAGGGAGATCCTCGATCTCGTGGGTGCCCGCCCGGAGGAATGTCTGATGGTGGGCAACGATGTGCAGGAGGACCTGGCTGCCTCTCTCCTGGGGATCAGGACTTTCCTGGTAGAGGGTCCTTACCTGAGGGACAAGGGCGAGCCGCACTACCGTCCCGACCTGCGCGGGGCACTCGCCGACCTGATCACCCTGCTATGA